TGGCAATCTTGCCGATGTCGTGCAGGGTAGCCAGCAGAGCTAAATCATCCAATTCGCTATTCGACAACCCGAAGGCCCGGCCAATCTGTAAGGCCAATTGTTGGATGCGATGGGTATGTTCTTCCGTTTCATGACTTTTTTCAAACAGGGTTCGGCGCAGAGAGGAAATGATGGAGGCGCGTACGCTTTTGCTCTCCAAAAGCTTACTCCGGTACATCCTTTCCTCAGCCTCTTTTAAGATGTCTTGAATATCCTGGTTCGGGTCCTCTTTGGTAACAGCTCCGAGAGCAATGCTGAGTTGAACTGGATCATGGCTGGCTTGGCTACAGGCTGTCCTGATACGCTCAACGATCCCCGTAGTTATTTTGTAGCTGGTCCTGGGTAAAAAAATAGCGAACTCATCCCCGCCCAGACGAGCAATTACGTCTTCCTTACGGCAGGATTCTTTGAAAATCACGGCGATGCGGGCCAGAAGCTTATCCCCTTCCTGGTGGCCGAAGGCATCGTTGACCAGTTTGAGACCGTTTATGTCTCCCATGATCACACTGATGGGCAGCTGCCTTTCCGTATTTAACCGTTTCACCTCTACATCGAAGTAGGGGCGATTAAACAGGCCCGTTAACTTATCGTGAAAACTCAAATAGCGAATCTGATCGTCTGCCCATTTCCGCTCGGTGATGTCTTCGAGGGTCCCCTCGTAAAACAGCATAACCCCGCTTGGGTCACGGATGGCCAACGCATTCAGCGAAATCCAGATTCTACTTCCGTCCTGGCGGTAAACTTCGGCTTCAAATCTTTGAGCGATCCCAGTTTCCTCTAACTTCTGCCGGAATTCTCGGTAGCGTTCCGGGTCTACAAAGTATCTTCGTTCGGTATTCACATTCTGGGTAATCAATTCTTCGGGAGAAGTGGAGCCCAGTATGTGGGCACAAGCTGGATTGGCTACGATAAAATGGCCATCAAGGGTAGACTGAAAGATCCCTTCCACCGCATTCTCAAAGATACTTCGATACTTCTCTTCGGCCCGCCTGAGCAAAACTTCTGCCCACTTTCGCTCGGTGATGTCGCTCATCATGCCGGTTACTCCTACTGGCTGGTCCCCGTCCAGTAACCGGCGGCTGGAAATACGTATATGGCGAATACTGCCTTCTTTATTCATAATGCGAAATTCATGGGAGATGATTTCACCGGCCAGGATTCTCTTCCAACTCCTTAAAAACTCGGATAAGTCTTCCAGGTAGACGAAGTTGGCCAAAGGCTTCCCCATCAATTCTTCCGCTTTGTAATAAATAACCTGTTCGATCACAGGGCTGATGAAAGTAAAACGCCCCTGGGTATCCAGGGAGAAGATCACATCATTGATGTTCTCCACTAAGCTACGGTATTTTTCCTCAGATCTTTGTAGCTCATTTTCTGCTCTACGTCGCTCCAGGGTGTTGACGAAAATTTCTCCAACCATCCGCAAAAATCCGATCATTTGTTCCGGCCAGGTTTTGGGCATTCGAATTGACTCGAAACCCAGGAACCCCACAGATTTTTTTTCGTAAACCATCGGAATAAAAATAGTGGATTGACATCCTTGGGCTTGGAAGATTTCCCTTTCAGATATTGCCTCAGGAGGAAGGTCGGAGATCCTGGGAATATGGATCATCTGGCCATTCAAAAGTCTTTCCATCATCCAAGGAAATTTTTCCACGGTCAACCCTTCGGGA
Above is a genomic segment from Deltaproteobacteria bacterium containing:
- a CDS encoding PAS domain S-box protein, which produces MQDREAFEKIVMKISTHFFNLESAEVDKGIQDVLQTIGETTGADHGSLYLFSDDQKTIHRTHGWCSDDSPLQMDHPEGLTVEKFPWMMERLLNGQMIHIPRISDLPPEAISEREIFQAQGCQSTIFIPMVYEKKSVGFLGFESIRMPKTWPEQMIGFLRMVGEIFVNTLERRRAENELQRSEEKYRSLVENINDVIFSLDTQGRFTFISPVIEQVIYYKAEELMGKPLANFVYLEDLSEFLRSWKRILAGEIISHEFRIMNKEGSIRHIRISSRRLLDGDQPVGVTGMMSDITERKWAEVLLRRAEEKYRSIFENAVEGIFQSTLDGHFIVANPACAHILGSTSPEELITQNVNTERRYFVDPERYREFRQKLEETGIAQRFEAEVYRQDGSRIWISLNALAIRDPSGVMLFYEGTLEDITERKWADDQIRYLSFHDKLTGLFNRPYFDVEVKRLNTERQLPISVIMGDINGLKLVNDAFGHQEGDKLLARIAVIFKESCRKEDVIARLGGDEFAIFLPRTSYKITTGIVERIRTACSQASHDPVQLSIALGAVTKEDPNQDIQDILKEAEERMYRSKLLESKSVRASIISSLRRTLFEKSHETEEHTHRIQQLALQIGRAFGLSNSELDDLALLATLHDIGKIAIPEGIIIKPGNLSPEEWELIWKHPEIGYRIAGSSPELAPIAEAILAHHEWWDGSGYPRGLKGEEIPLISRIISIVDAYDVMTHGRPYKEAVGQEESLQELQGKAGTQFDPILTSMFIKMISTP